A part of Thermococcus sp. SY098 genomic DNA contains:
- the argF gene encoding ornithine carbamoyltransferase gives MVVSLAGRDILCLQDFTREEIETILETAKMMKIWNKIGKPHRLLEGKTLAMIFQKPSTRTRISFEVGMYQLGGYALYLNAQDLQLRRGETIADTARVLSRYVDGIMARVYAHKDVEDLAKYASVPVINGLSDFSHPCQALADYMTIWEKKGRIQGIKVVYVGDGNNVAHSLMIAGTKLGADVVVATPEGYEPDEKVIKWAEKNAAESGGSFELLHDPVKAVKGADVIYTDVWASMGQEAEAEMRRKIFKPFQVNKELVKHAKPDYIFMHCLPAHRGEEVTDDVIDSPNSVVWDQAENRLHAQKAALALIMGGIKI, from the coding sequence ATGGTAGTTAGCTTGGCTGGAAGAGATATTCTCTGCTTACAGGATTTTACCAGAGAAGAAATTGAAACAATTCTTGAAACAGCAAAGATGATGAAGATATGGAACAAGATAGGAAAACCACATCGCCTTTTGGAAGGCAAAACTTTGGCAATGATTTTCCAGAAGCCCTCAACCAGAACAAGAATAAGCTTTGAAGTTGGAATGTATCAGCTTGGAGGATATGCTCTCTACCTGAATGCCCAAGACCTTCAACTGAGGAGGGGAGAAACAATAGCAGACACTGCCCGTGTACTGAGCAGGTATGTTGATGGAATTATGGCAAGGGTTTACGCCCACAAGGACGTTGAGGATCTGGCAAAGTACGCAAGTGTCCCTGTAATCAACGGTTTGAGTGATTTCTCACATCCATGTCAGGCTTTGGCAGACTACATGACAATTTGGGAAAAGAAAGGGAGAATACAGGGGATTAAGGTTGTTTATGTAGGGGATGGAAACAATGTTGCCCACTCCCTCATGATTGCCGGAACGAAGCTTGGTGCTGATGTTGTAGTTGCCACACCAGAAGGATATGAGCCCGACGAGAAGGTTATCAAGTGGGCTGAGAAAAATGCAGCCGAGAGCGGCGGGAGCTTTGAGCTCTTGCATGACCCAGTTAAAGCTGTAAAAGGTGCCGATGTAATTTACACCGACGTTTGGGCTTCAATGGGACAGGAAGCTGAGGCTGAGATGAGAAGGAAGATATTCAAGCCGTTCCAAGTCAACAAGGAGCTTGTCAAGCACGCAAAGCCAGATTACATCTTCATGCACTGCCTTCCGGCACACAGGGGCGAGGAAGTTACAGACGATGTAATCGACTCACCAAACAGTGTTGTCTGGGATCAGGCTGAAAACAGGCTGCACGCTCAAAAAGCGGCTCTGGCCTTGATTATGGGTGGTATTAAGATCTGA
- a CDS encoding 50S ribosomal protein L16: MALRPAKIDRYVDKPAYTRREYIRGAPGPKITIFDMGNPAGDFEFEVSLHTAEPVQIRQNALEAVRIQVNRYLQKNVGRSNYHFKIRVYPFQVLRENPMATGRKADRYGNGMRRPFGKPIGLAARLKRDQKIVTVRVNRQHLKFALEAMRRAAMKFPCKCYYRIYDKQGNDITTKILSTM; the protein is encoded by the coding sequence ATGGCTTTGAGACCAGCCAAGATTGACAGATACGTTGACAAACCGGCTTACACAAGGAGAGAGTACATAAGAGGTGCCCCAGGTCCAAAAATCACAATCTTCGACATGGGAAATCCAGCTGGAGATTTTGAGTTCGAGGTTAGTTTGCACACAGCTGAGCCTGTCCAGATAAGACAGAACGCCCTTGAAGCAGTGAGAATTCAGGTGAACAGATACCTCCAGAAAAATGTCGGTAGGAGCAACTACCACTTCAAGATCAGGGTTTATCCGTTCCAAGTCCTCAGAGAGAACCCGATGGCTACCGGAAGAAAGGCAGACCGTTACGGAAACGGTATGAGGAGACCATTTGGAAAGCCAATTGGATTAGCTGCAAGGCTTAAGAGAGACCAGAAGATAGTGACAGTTAGGGTTAACAGACAGCACCTCAAGTTTGCCCTTGAAGCAATGAGGAGGGCAGCAATGAAGTTCCCATGCAAGTGCTACTACAGAATTTACGATAAGCAGGGAAACGATATCACGACAAAGATTCTCTCAACCATGTGA
- a CDS encoding metallophosphoesterase, producing the protein MRLNLPNFLRRQKIPDILLRRDEKKIMHISDTPDNIYVFLLNLIEKTKPDYIIHTGDLVDNIKLERRPELRERYEKSLIELLHILENSKAEVYIVPGNEDDVSILRKRTARSKIVPPGTIIEIEGVKLAVGHRYSDVAEINNVDFRLYGHNFRLIPKGINGVLRINFILLPSKRVVGIKYPDGTNFERGYRLMRGM; encoded by the coding sequence ATGAGACTCAATTTACCCAACTTTCTGAGAAGGCAAAAAATCCCAGATATCCTGCTTAGAAGGGATGAGAAGAAGATCATGCATATAAGTGATACTCCAGACAACATCTATGTGTTTCTTCTCAATCTTATTGAAAAGACGAAGCCGGATTACATAATACATACTGGTGATTTAGTTGACAACATAAAGCTTGAAAGAAGGCCAGAGCTCAGGGAGCGGTACGAGAAATCTCTAATTGAACTCCTTCACATACTTGAAAATTCAAAAGCTGAAGTCTACATTGTGCCTGGAAACGAGGATGATGTATCCATACTAAGGAAACGTACTGCCCGCTCTAAAATAGTCCCACCGGGAACCATTATTGAGATAGAGGGAGTAAAGCTTGCAGTTGGCCACAGGTACAGCGATGTTGCTGAAATTAACAACGTGGATTTTAGGCTCTATGGACATAATTTTCGGCTGATCCCCAAAGGTATAAACGGGGTTCTCAGAATAAATTTCATCTTGCTGCCCAGCAAAAGGGTAGTAGGGATTAAATACCCAGATGGTACAAATTTTGAGAGAGGATATAGGTTAATGAGGGGAATGTAA
- a CDS encoding saccharopine dehydrogenase family protein, translated as MKILVLGAGNVGRAIAYDLSRDFEVWVGDKNKEHLDKVRDFANTIKIDASDFDKLVDIMKKFEIIVGALPGKLGFTTLKAAIKAQRDLVDISFMPEDPMELRDDAENAQITAIVDAGFAPGLSNILMGRIYQEIDELKEGIIRVGGLPKIAKPPLYYKITWSPYDLIEEYTRKAKIIKNGQIVEVDPLEKIEKIKIKDFEFEEFISDGLRTLLENIRAEHLEERTLRWPGHLEKIKVLRELGFFKPENIEFTLKVIAPLMQYESDDFSIMEVYGRGTSNGKIKEIHYFLYDEAKEGFTSMARVTGFTAAVITRLLAEGSCVYGVIPPEILGMRTDIFVRIIDELKERDIIIKRW; from the coding sequence ATGAAGATTCTCGTGCTTGGGGCTGGGAATGTTGGAAGAGCAATAGCTTACGATTTGAGCAGGGACTTTGAAGTATGGGTTGGGGACAAAAATAAAGAGCATCTGGACAAAGTGAGAGATTTCGCGAACACGATTAAAATTGATGCGTCAGATTTCGATAAACTGGTGGATATCATGAAAAAGTTCGAGATTATCGTGGGAGCACTACCGGGAAAGCTTGGCTTTACCACATTAAAAGCTGCGATAAAGGCTCAAAGGGATTTAGTTGACATCTCGTTTATGCCGGAAGATCCCATGGAGCTTAGAGATGATGCTGAAAATGCTCAGATAACAGCGATAGTTGATGCAGGGTTTGCACCCGGACTAAGTAATATTCTGATGGGGAGAATCTACCAAGAGATTGATGAGCTAAAGGAGGGCATAATCCGAGTGGGGGGTCTGCCAAAAATAGCGAAACCTCCCTTGTATTATAAAATTACTTGGTCTCCATATGACCTAATTGAAGAGTATACCCGAAAAGCCAAGATTATCAAAAACGGACAAATAGTTGAAGTTGACCCGCTTGAAAAAATTGAGAAAATCAAAATCAAAGATTTTGAGTTTGAGGAGTTTATTAGTGATGGTCTCAGAACTCTCTTAGAGAACATAAGAGCTGAGCACTTAGAGGAAAGAACCCTCAGGTGGCCCGGTCATCTGGAAAAAATTAAAGTGTTAAGAGAGCTTGGATTTTTTAAACCCGAAAACATAGAATTTACGCTGAAAGTAATAGCTCCGCTAATGCAGTACGAAAGTGACGACTTTTCAATAATGGAGGTTTACGGCAGAGGGACATCCAACGGAAAAATTAAAGAAATTCATTACTTCCTCTATGATGAAGCCAAAGAGGGATTTACCTCAATGGCAAGAGTCACAGGATTTACTGCGGCTGTCATAACTCGGCTTTTGGCTGAAGGAAGCTGCGTATATGGTGTAATCCCCCCAGAAATTCTTGGCATGAGAACAGATATATTTGTGCGAATAATCGATGAGCTGAAAGAGAGGGACATTATAATAAAAAGGTGGTGA
- a CDS encoding DUF257 family protein, translating to MTDGRALIEYLGSIKFGESVLVEYSPEAPIPIIFRETIEFLLKKYNVLILDIFDTLHMIKEPLKIMGWNAEKLDKIDVVKAGGIINTGNIIKRIDISKDPAVYTLEFAEFMKEYYATHELTVLIALGIDKLIRLYTNEVTSFEIHIAGVMKKFLGERSRLSLYFANMALVPKETLYEWEEIVTRVFEITLKGKMKFVIKVKKSPNIEDHGKEFVISADELPLVKA from the coding sequence GTGACAGATGGAAGAGCACTCATTGAGTACCTCGGTTCAATAAAATTTGGAGAATCTGTGCTTGTGGAGTACTCTCCCGAAGCCCCAATCCCCATAATATTCAGAGAAACTATTGAATTTCTACTTAAAAAGTATAACGTTCTGATACTTGACATCTTTGACACACTTCACATGATTAAAGAACCACTGAAGATCATGGGGTGGAATGCAGAAAAACTGGACAAGATAGATGTTGTTAAAGCAGGAGGAATAATAAACACCGGAAACATCATAAAGAGAATTGATATATCCAAAGATCCAGCAGTTTACACACTGGAATTCGCTGAGTTTATGAAAGAATACTACGCAACACATGAGCTCACTGTTCTCATAGCCCTTGGAATAGACAAGCTCATTAGGCTGTATACAAATGAAGTAACATCCTTTGAGATCCATATAGCAGGAGTTATGAAAAAGTTCTTGGGAGAGCGGTCAAGATTATCACTTTATTTTGCAAACATGGCACTTGTGCCTAAAGAGACCCTTTATGAATGGGAAGAGATTGTGACAAGGGTTTTTGAGATCACCCTTAAAGGAAAAATGAAATTTGTAATAAAGGTCAAAAAGTCCCCCAACATAGAAGACCATGGAAAGGAGTTCGTCATTTCTGCTGATGAGCTCCCCCTTGTAAAAGCTTAG
- a CDS encoding DUF257 family protein: protein MKLEKFFESLKAGETVLIEHDSKSVPVHSFYSLIKCAGNMRVLVDDFLDTLYIYKVHLELSGTDTSKFEDLQVIKIGGVKSVGKIVGKISSRGGVILRREYQTIYENAIDDGSLVMNPVLGIEKLLILGSSRLEVLETLAEISSRLGDKRRIAVYFVDKSVLKTGEFNPLPIMEFLSTTVVNVEKRGRVYTFEVLKSINPELDGKTYSYDLDVVE, encoded by the coding sequence TTGAAATTAGAAAAATTTTTTGAGAGCCTCAAAGCTGGCGAGACAGTTCTTATTGAGCATGATTCCAAATCTGTTCCAGTTCATTCATTTTACTCATTGATCAAATGCGCGGGAAACATGAGGGTTCTTGTTGACGACTTCCTGGACACGCTGTATATCTATAAGGTGCATCTTGAGCTTTCTGGAACTGATACCTCGAAATTTGAGGATCTGCAGGTTATTAAAATTGGAGGAGTGAAAAGTGTTGGAAAGATCGTGGGAAAAATTAGCTCCCGCGGAGGTGTTATACTGAGGAGAGAATACCAAACGATCTACGAGAATGCCATTGATGATGGGTCTCTGGTCATGAATCCAGTTTTGGGAATAGAAAAGCTCCTCATCTTGGGATCCTCAAGACTTGAAGTCTTAGAGACCTTGGCAGAAATCTCTTCCAGGCTTGGAGACAAAAGGAGAATCGCAGTGTATTTCGTTGACAAATCTGTTTTGAAAACTGGAGAGTTCAACCCACTCCCGATCATGGAATTCCTTTCAACAACAGTCGTTAATGTGGAAAAGAGAGGGAGGGTATACACTTTTGAGGTCTTGAAGTCAATAAACCCCGAGTTGGATGGGAAGACCTACAGCTATGATCTTGACGTTGTAGAATGA
- a CDS encoding RsmB/NOP family class I SAM-dependent RNA methyltransferase translates to MLERLFSLGYSKTFAERYYHLWGERAIRIAEAMEKPLPRCFRVNTLRTEIPELTKLLNKKGFQFKRVPWAKEGFCLTREPFSITSTPEYLSGLLYIQEASSMYPPVALEPKPGDVVADMAAAPGGKTSYMAQLMKNRGIIYAFDVGEERLKEMRLNLSRLGVTNVVVFHKSSLYMGELGIEFDKILLDAPCTGSGTIHKNPERKSNRTLDDIKFCQNLQMKMIKVALENLKKGGVLVYSTCSLEPEENEFVVQWVLDNFEVELLPLRYGEPALVKPFGIELSEELKKARRFYPDKHGTSGFFVAKIRKIE, encoded by the coding sequence ATGCTCGAAAGACTATTCAGCCTTGGATACTCAAAGACCTTTGCTGAACGATACTACCATCTGTGGGGGGAAAGAGCAATAAGAATAGCCGAAGCCATGGAGAAACCCTTGCCAAGATGCTTTAGGGTGAACACTCTCAGGACTGAAATTCCAGAGCTTACCAAATTGCTGAACAAAAAAGGCTTTCAGTTTAAAAGAGTTCCCTGGGCAAAAGAGGGGTTCTGCCTCACAAGGGAGCCCTTTTCAATAACTTCAACACCTGAATACTTAAGCGGTCTTCTTTACATTCAAGAGGCATCTTCCATGTATCCACCCGTTGCTCTTGAACCAAAGCCAGGAGATGTTGTTGCAGATATGGCTGCTGCTCCGGGTGGGAAAACCTCTTATATGGCCCAGCTTATGAAAAACAGGGGAATAATTTATGCCTTTGATGTTGGAGAAGAAAGGCTGAAGGAGATGCGCCTCAACTTGTCTCGTCTGGGAGTCACCAACGTAGTGGTGTTTCACAAATCTTCCCTATACATGGGCGAACTTGGAATTGAATTTGACAAAATTCTTCTTGATGCTCCATGCACTGGAAGCGGAACAATTCACAAAAATCCTGAGCGTAAATCAAACAGAACGCTGGACGATATCAAGTTCTGCCAGAATCTGCAGATGAAGATGATTAAGGTTGCACTGGAAAATCTGAAAAAAGGAGGAGTTTTGGTTTATTCCACATGCTCCCTTGAGCCAGAAGAAAACGAATTTGTAGTTCAGTGGGTGTTGGATAACTTTGAAGTTGAACTGCTGCCTCTTCGCTATGGTGAACCAGCTTTAGTTAAACCCTTTGGAATTGAACTGAGTGAAGAACTCAAAAAAGCAAGACGATTTTATCCAGATAAGCACGGTACAAGCGGATTTTTTGTTGCAAAGATTAGGAAGATTGAATAA
- a CDS encoding 2,3-bisphosphoglycerate-independent phosphoglycerate mutase, translated as MKRKGILIIIDGLGDRPIKEFGGKTPLEYANTPNLDKLAKIGILGLQDPIKPGQPAGSDTAHLSIFGYNPYKTYRGRGFFEALGVGLDLDKDDLAFRVNFATIKNGIIVDRRAGRISTEEAHELAKAIQENVRLPVEFIFKGATGHRTVLVLKGMAEGYRVGENDPHEAGKPPHKFTYEDEESRKVAEILEEFVQKAHEVLENHPVNEKRRREGKPVANYLLIRGAGTYPDIPMKFTEQWKVKAAAVLATALVKGVARAIGFDVFTPEGATGEYNTDEMAKAKAAVELLRDYDFVFVHFKPTDAAGHDNKPKLKAEMIEKADRMIGYIIENIDLERTVIAVTGDHSTPCEVMNHSGDPVPLLIAGGGVRTDYTESFGERECMRGGIGRVKGHDIVPMMMDLMGRTEKFGA; from the coding sequence ATGAAGAGGAAAGGAATCTTGATTATCATAGATGGTCTTGGAGACAGACCCATAAAGGAATTTGGCGGAAAAACGCCATTGGAATATGCAAACACACCAAACCTTGATAAGCTTGCTAAAATAGGGATCCTTGGACTGCAGGATCCGATAAAACCCGGACAGCCGGCAGGAAGCGACACAGCTCATCTCTCAATCTTTGGATACAATCCCTATAAAACCTACAGGGGAAGAGGGTTTTTTGAGGCATTAGGCGTTGGTTTGGACTTGGATAAAGATGATTTAGCTTTCAGGGTGAACTTTGCAACCATTAAAAATGGAATAATTGTTGACAGAAGGGCAGGAAGGATTTCAACTGAGGAAGCTCACGAGCTCGCAAAGGCGATTCAAGAAAACGTTAGGCTTCCAGTTGAGTTCATATTCAAGGGCGCAACTGGACACAGGACAGTCTTGGTGCTTAAAGGGATGGCCGAAGGTTACAGAGTCGGTGAGAATGATCCGCATGAGGCAGGTAAACCGCCACACAAATTCACATATGAGGATGAAGAGAGCAGGAAAGTGGCTGAGATTCTTGAGGAGTTTGTTCAAAAAGCTCATGAGGTTCTTGAAAACCATCCAGTCAACGAGAAGAGAAGAAGAGAAGGCAAGCCTGTTGCCAATTATCTTCTCATTAGAGGAGCTGGGACCTATCCAGATATTCCCATGAAGTTCACTGAACAGTGGAAGGTGAAAGCTGCCGCTGTCCTTGCCACTGCTCTGGTTAAAGGTGTTGCAAGGGCTATTGGCTTTGATGTGTTCACACCTGAAGGAGCCACTGGTGAGTATAATACTGACGAAATGGCAAAGGCTAAAGCGGCTGTTGAACTGTTAAGGGATTATGATTTTGTATTTGTTCATTTCAAACCTACAGATGCTGCAGGGCACGACAACAAGCCAAAGCTCAAGGCAGAGATGATTGAGAAGGCTGACAGAATGATCGGCTACATTATCGAGAACATCGACTTGGAAAGGACAGTTATAGCTGTGACTGGTGACCACTCAACCCCATGTGAGGTCATGAACCACAGCGGCGATCCGGTACCTCTTTTGATAGCCGGGGGAGGTGTAAGGACGGACTATACAGAGAGCTTTGGAGAAAGGGAGTGCATGCGCGGCGGCATTGGAAGGGTCAAAGGACATGACATAGTTCCAATGATGATGGATCTGATGGGAAGGACAGAGAAGTTTGGGGCGTAA
- a CDS encoding 16S rRNA methyltransferase — protein MLHLIIADSELELVPKNILDHPAVVNYAKRRGKKPEEIILDSTYHHSALRKLEDGNRRGRPDIVHFCLINALESILNKEGMLRVYVHTRNDKVIYIKPETRIPRNYNRFVGLMESLFKNKVVPPDLGLLKLEEKTLNQLLEEIKPDAVFIMHEEGEFMKPKDFGQLLKQFKDPAVIVGGFPHGDFKSKVDGVKISLYKEPLMAWTIVNEVVISYEHVIL, from the coding sequence ATGTTGCATCTAATAATAGCAGACTCGGAGCTTGAACTTGTGCCAAAGAACATATTAGATCATCCAGCTGTTGTGAACTATGCCAAAAGACGAGGGAAAAAACCGGAGGAAATTATTTTGGATTCAACATATCATCACTCGGCATTGAGAAAGCTTGAAGATGGGAATCGAAGGGGAAGGCCAGATATAGTTCACTTTTGTTTGATAAATGCCCTGGAGAGCATACTCAATAAAGAGGGTATGCTTAGAGTTTATGTACATACGAGAAACGATAAAGTCATATATATAAAACCGGAAACGAGGATACCAAGAAACTACAATAGATTTGTTGGGCTTATGGAAAGCCTCTTTAAAAATAAAGTTGTTCCCCCAGACCTTGGACTTCTGAAGCTTGAGGAAAAAACTCTGAACCAGCTTTTAGAAGAAATCAAACCAGATGCTGTTTTTATAATGCATGAAGAGGGAGAATTTATGAAGCCAAAAGACTTCGGACAGCTTTTGAAACAGTTTAAAGATCCTGCGGTTATTGTAGGAGGATTTCCTCATGGAGACTTCAAGAGTAAAGTTGATGGAGTGAAAATAAGTCTTTACAAAGAACCATTAATGGCCTGGACTATAGTAAACGAAGTCGTGATAAGTTATGAGCATGTAATCCTCTAA
- a CDS encoding MFS transporter — MRQHYLGIALLIASAFTGTLAFRLAVPAVAFYTRDILKASMVNISVISASFILARSLSALFSGLLLEKRKSLVYLGALAMTGNALAVNLYPFTSSWIHVVGIKLMNGFLNGIAWPIAQFVIAVSSPKEIRSRVTALYFIFGNFAGLLGNYTYALTQEFGLKGQMYLASFFFFLTALCMLLSYWLLYEKIVPKREKDTKEGEAPVDAKKILILSALISFLVAFTSGEITYVYVAETLNLDRGTAATLIGLIGFIATLLAYIPSKFADLGNERKVIITVSILAGVSPILAAIKNPVTVFLGILMAIFAAQTFRPISRSLLASAKRASAAIGGINAVRNISTTAGQLVFGLAYSLGEVAILGIVLKAALLIFAPVSLLLFGIAMMLNGKR, encoded by the coding sequence ATGAGACAACATTACCTTGGAATAGCACTTCTCATTGCATCGGCTTTCACCGGAACTCTGGCTTTTAGATTAGCGGTCCCTGCCGTTGCATTCTATACCAGAGATATTCTTAAAGCCTCAATGGTGAACATCTCTGTGATTTCGGCTTCTTTTATTTTAGCCCGATCCCTCTCTGCGCTTTTTAGCGGTTTACTCTTAGAGAAAAGGAAAAGCCTGGTATACCTTGGTGCACTTGCAATGACTGGCAATGCCCTGGCTGTCAATCTGTATCCATTCACATCTTCATGGATCCATGTTGTTGGAATCAAGCTCATGAACGGCTTTCTGAACGGTATTGCATGGCCGATTGCCCAGTTTGTTATTGCTGTTTCATCTCCCAAAGAGATCAGAAGCAGGGTCACAGCTTTGTACTTTATCTTCGGAAACTTCGCCGGGCTTTTGGGCAACTACACTTACGCTCTAACTCAAGAGTTTGGATTAAAAGGACAGATGTACCTTGCATCGTTTTTCTTTTTCCTGACAGCCCTCTGCATGTTGCTCTCATACTGGCTCCTCTACGAAAAGATAGTCCCCAAAAGAGAAAAAGACACAAAAGAAGGCGAAGCTCCAGTGGATGCAAAGAAAATTTTAATCCTATCTGCTTTGATTTCATTCCTCGTAGCGTTCACCTCTGGTGAGATAACCTATGTCTATGTTGCCGAAACGCTAAATTTGGATAGAGGAACTGCAGCAACGCTAATTGGACTCATAGGTTTCATAGCGACACTTTTGGCGTACATTCCTTCAAAGTTTGCTGATTTAGGCAATGAGAGAAAAGTCATCATAACTGTATCAATTCTGGCTGGGGTGTCACCGATTTTAGCAGCGATCAAAAATCCGGTTACTGTATTCCTTGGAATTTTAATGGCAATATTTGCCGCTCAAACATTCAGACCAATCTCAAGGAGTTTATTAGCATCAGCAAAGAGAGCCTCAGCTGCTATTGGAGGAATAAACGCTGTTAGGAATATATCCACAACTGCTGGACAGTTGGTCTTTGGACTTGCCTATTCCTTAGGTGAAGTTGCAATATTGGGGATTGTTTTAAAAGCTGCACTGCTGATATTTGCTCCCGTGTCACTTCTGCTGTTCGGGATTGCTATGATGCTAAATGGCAAGAGGTAG
- a CDS encoding DUF257 family protein, whose protein sequence is MQKSIKEFLEKVQPGETILIEYSSIDHPEIVFYSITKWADENGLPIIIHDVLDTFHIFVEHLKLNGYDVGFLNDVYVIKSGGMIQLGKIVRKVKLSDDIVVYTRNLHEILRDLFTKIEKRPIIIIVLGAGKHLKRYENQPRVLEYFFEVVTRKCLGNTNRITYLLGNPHLLRHDVRVELEEAPTRILELKEYGRKVVIKKSPYLTELMEELEVIP, encoded by the coding sequence ATGCAAAAGAGTATAAAGGAATTCTTAGAAAAAGTCCAACCAGGTGAAACAATACTGATTGAATATTCCTCAATTGATCATCCGGAAATTGTATTCTACTCAATCACCAAATGGGCAGACGAAAATGGTCTGCCAATTATAATCCACGATGTTTTAGACACATTCCATATTTTTGTCGAGCACTTGAAACTGAATGGATACGATGTTGGCTTTCTCAATGATGTATATGTCATTAAATCAGGTGGGATGATTCAATTAGGGAAGATAGTCAGGAAAGTGAAGCTGAGTGATGATATCGTGGTTTACACCAGAAATCTCCACGAGATTTTGAGAGACCTGTTCACAAAAATTGAAAAAAGACCCATAATCATAATAGTATTAGGGGCGGGAAAGCACCTTAAGCGATATGAGAACCAGCCAAGAGTTCTCGAATATTTCTTCGAGGTTGTCACAAGAAAGTGCCTTGGAAACACAAACAGGATAACATATCTGCTTGGAAATCCCCATCTTCTGCGTCATGACGTGAGGGTCGAACTTGAGGAAGCACCTACCAGAATCCTTGAGCTCAAAGAGTATGGGAGAAAAGTCGTGATAAAGAAGTCTCCATATTTGACAGAACTAATGGAAGAGCTGGAGGTGATACCGTGA
- a CDS encoding HIT domain-containing protein translates to MKIIWAPWRIRYIRSPKHNGCIFCDFPKENRDEERLILYRGKYAFIIMNNYPYNPGHVMIAPYRHVGKWEELTDDELLEIMKLSQLMIKALKRAMNPDGFNMGVNLGRVAGAGIDDHVHLHIVPRWNGDTNFMPVLADVKVIPQAIEESYKELKKALEEVLSEEHHSTTSRS, encoded by the coding sequence TTGAAAATCATATGGGCACCGTGGAGAATTAGATACATAAGATCTCCAAAGCATAATGGATGCATTTTCTGCGACTTTCCAAAGGAGAACAGGGATGAGGAGAGATTAATTCTGTACAGAGGAAAATATGCATTTATAATCATGAACAATTATCCGTATAATCCTGGTCATGTCATGATTGCCCCCTATAGACATGTTGGAAAGTGGGAAGAGTTAACCGATGATGAGCTTTTGGAAATAATGAAGCTTTCTCAACTGATGATAAAAGCCCTAAAGAGGGCAATGAATCCTGATGGGTTTAACATGGGTGTTAACTTAGGCAGAGTTGCTGGAGCTGGTATAGATGACCATGTTCATCTTCACATCGTTCCGAGATGGAACGGGGATACAAACTTCATGCCAGTCTTAGCCGATGTAAAAGTAATTCCGCAGGCAATAGAAGAGAGCTACAAAGAGCTGAAAAAGGCTCTCGAAGAAGTTTTAAGTGAGGAACATCATTCTACAACGTCAAGATCATAG
- the thyX gene encoding FAD-dependent thymidylate synthase, whose product MDRIKVRLTNYTPKPLETVTWAALISYWGEWESEAFERTTMADVRRHLPKVLSYGHESILEHAVFTFAIEGCSRVCTHQLIRHRIASYTQQSHRYIKLNPQDVEETFLIPESIKEKPELYEKWKQLMEGAIRLYKEAYENGVHQEDARYILPQAVRTKIVVTMNLRELKHFFGLRTCERAQWEINYVAWKMLEEISKVEELRPIIKWAKLGPRCIQLGYCPERELMPEGCLKRTREKWMEIAEG is encoded by the coding sequence GTGGATAGGATAAAGGTTAGGCTCACTAACTATACCCCAAAACCTTTGGAAACCGTAACATGGGCTGCACTGATTTCTTACTGGGGGGAATGGGAAAGTGAAGCATTCGAAAGGACAACAATGGCTGATGTAAGGAGACACCTACCAAAGGTCCTCTCATATGGGCATGAGAGCATCTTGGAGCATGCAGTTTTCACATTTGCGATTGAGGGATGTTCCCGTGTATGTACTCATCAGCTAATTCGACACAGAATTGCCAGCTATACGCAGCAATCCCATAGGTATATAAAACTAAACCCTCAAGATGTCGAGGAGACATTTTTAATTCCAGAGAGCATTAAAGAGAAGCCTGAACTTTATGAGAAGTGGAAGCAGCTCATGGAAGGAGCAATAAGACTATACAAAGAGGCTTATGAAAACGGTGTTCATCAAGAAGATGCCCGCTATATTCTTCCTCAGGCAGTTAGGACTAAAATTGTCGTAACCATGAATCTTAGGGAACTTAAGCACTTCTTTGGTCTCAGAACATGTGAAAGGGCTCAGTGGGAGATAAATTATGTTGCATGGAAAATGTTGGAGGAGATTTCAAAAGTTGAAGAATTACGACCCATAATCAAATGGGCAAAGTTAGGACCAAGGTGTATTCAGCTTGGATACTGTCCAGAGCGGGAGCTGATGCCGGAAGGCTGTCTTAAGAGAACAAGAGAGAAGTGGATGGAAATAGCAGAGGGCTGA